The window AACAAAATCTCCATACACAGCAGGCCGACAAATCTTGACATAAGGAAGATCAAGTCCGTACACCTCTCTGGCAATTTCTGCAAAAAGCCAGGGAGTAAATGCAGCCCCCCGACCGATCATAAGTCCATCCGCGCCGCTGATCTCAAGGCATCTTTTTGCATCTGCCACTGATAAGACAGAGCCGTTGGCAATCACCGGTACACTGACCCATTCCTTTACCTTGGCAACCCATTCCCAGTGCGGTTTCCGGCAAAAGGACTCCTTGCGCAGGCGGGCATGAACAGTGAGTAGGTCAATCCCCTCACCTTCCAGCATCTGACAAAAACTCCGTAATTTTTCCTCTGAAAAAGTTTCTCCCAGCCTGATTTTCGCAGTGAGAGGTAATGCTGTATTCTTCCGGGCTTCAGCTATAATCTCCCGAACAAGATCCGGGGTGTCCATCAAAGAACTCCCCCCACCGGAACGACGCACCTTGGGAGCCGGGCAGCCCAGATTGATATCCACAGCATCTGCCTGCAGGCGGTGCAGCGCCTGCAAGGCCGGTGCGACCTCTGCCGCATCCCTGACCAGGAGCTGGTAGGAAAGCGGCTTTTCTTCCTCAGTACGGAGCAGAAAAGGAGAAATATGCTCATTCTCGATAGGTAATTTGCGGGCAGCAAGCATCTCGGTTGACAGCAGCCCTACCCCTCCGAGCCGAAGCAGAAGCACACGCAAGGCAGAATGGGTCAAGCCAGCCATCGGGGCCAAAAACAGGGGCGGGCTAATGCGAAGATTTTTTATTTTCATTCTTTTTATTTTGTTCCGCGCATATCGGAAATAATAATTTTTATTGGCGCA is drawn from Candidatus Electrothrix aestuarii and contains these coding sequences:
- a CDS encoding tRNA-dihydrouridine synthase family protein, encoding MKIKNLRISPPLFLAPMAGLTHSALRVLLLRLGGVGLLSTEMLAARKLPIENEHISPFLLRTEEEKPLSYQLLVRDAAEVAPALQALHRLQADAVDINLGCPAPKVRRSGGGSSLMDTPDLVREIIAEARKNTALPLTAKIRLGETFSEEKLRSFCQMLEGEGIDLLTVHARLRKESFCRKPHWEWVAKVKEWVSVPVIANGSVLSVADAKRCLEISGADGLMIGRGAAFTPWLFAEIAREVYGLDLPYVKICRPAVYGDFVAALQRFPPERRLGRLKEFTHYFAENYFFGHTLACQVQGAGSVQQAWERACAFFQRNDEQGMEEGEQRLAEITQLLAC